A single window of Mycolicibacterium madagascariense DNA harbors:
- a CDS encoding metallophosphoesterase family protein, producing the protein MRFLHTADWQLGMTRHFLNGEAQPRYSAARRDAVAGLGAVAEETGAEFVVVAGDVFESNQLAPREVSQSLEAMRAIGVPVYLLPGNHDPLDAASVYTSALFLAEKPANVTVLDRAGVHRVHEGLEIVAAPWRSKKPTTDLLGEVLDGLAADDVTRIVVAHGGMDLFEPDRDKPALIRLAGVEAALARGAVHYVALGDKHSRTRVGATGRIWYSGAPEVTNYDHVEPDPGHVLVVEVDERDPARAVHVDARRVGRWRFVTLRRTVDDARDVVDLDINLDQLPDKNRTVVQIALTGTLTVTDKAALDACLDKYVRLFAALGTWDRETDVAVMPADGEFDDLGVGGFAAAAVDELVATARADGGQADEARAALALLLRLTERGNAA; encoded by the coding sequence ATGCGTTTCCTGCACACCGCCGACTGGCAGCTCGGCATGACCCGCCACTTCCTGAACGGCGAGGCGCAGCCGCGGTATTCGGCCGCCCGCCGCGACGCCGTCGCCGGTCTGGGCGCCGTCGCCGAGGAGACCGGTGCCGAGTTCGTGGTCGTCGCGGGTGACGTGTTCGAGAGCAATCAGCTCGCCCCGCGCGAGGTGAGCCAGTCGCTGGAGGCCATGCGCGCGATCGGGGTGCCGGTGTATCTCCTTCCCGGCAACCACGATCCGCTCGACGCGGCCTCGGTCTACACCAGTGCGCTGTTCCTCGCCGAGAAGCCCGCGAACGTCACCGTGCTCGACCGGGCGGGCGTGCACCGCGTCCACGAGGGCCTCGAGATCGTCGCTGCCCCTTGGCGTTCCAAGAAGCCGACCACCGACCTGCTCGGCGAGGTGCTCGACGGTCTCGCCGCCGACGACGTCACCCGCATCGTCGTCGCCCACGGCGGGATGGACCTTTTCGAGCCGGACCGCGACAAGCCCGCACTGATTCGGTTGGCCGGCGTCGAGGCCGCGCTGGCCCGCGGGGCCGTGCACTACGTCGCGCTGGGGGACAAGCACTCGCGCACCAGGGTCGGTGCGACGGGCCGCATCTGGTACTCGGGGGCCCCGGAGGTCACGAACTACGACCACGTGGAACCCGACCCCGGCCACGTGCTGGTGGTCGAGGTGGACGAGCGCGATCCGGCCAGGGCCGTGCACGTCGACGCCCGCCGCGTCGGGCGCTGGCGCTTCGTGACGCTGCGCCGCACGGTCGACGACGCCCGCGACGTCGTCGACCTCGACATCAACCTCGACCAGCTGCCCGACAAGAACCGCACGGTCGTGCAGATCGCCCTCACCGGCACGCTGACCGTGACGGACAAGGCGGCACTGGACGCATGCCTCGACAAGTACGTCCGGCTGTTCGCCGCGCTCGGCACCTGGGACCGGGAGACCGACGTCGCGGTGATGCCCGCCGACGGAGAGTTCGACGACCTCGGCGTCGGCGGGTTCGCCGCCGCGGCCGTCGACGAGCTGGTGGCCACCGCCCGCGCCGACGGCGGGCAGGCCGACGAGGCGCGGGCGGCTCTCGCGCTGCTGCTGCGGCTGACCGAGCGGGGGAACGCCGCATGA
- a CDS encoding SixA phosphatase family protein — MSSSDRTLLLLRHAKSDYPDGVADHDRPLAPRGIAEAALAGDWIRANAPTVDLVLCSTATRTRQTLARTGIDAGTRFDDALYDSSPGTVIRLVNAVPDDVATVLVVGHEPTMSMTALGLADPDRGDFSAAERISAKYPTSAIAVLQTAQPWHRLEPNSAELVAFHVAR, encoded by the coding sequence ATGAGCTCGTCAGACCGCACCCTGCTGCTGCTCCGGCACGCCAAGTCCGACTATCCCGACGGCGTCGCCGACCACGACCGGCCGCTCGCGCCGCGCGGCATCGCCGAAGCCGCCCTGGCCGGCGACTGGATCAGGGCCAACGCCCCCACCGTGGACCTGGTGCTCTGCTCGACGGCGACGAGGACGCGGCAGACGCTGGCGCGCACCGGCATCGACGCCGGCACCCGCTTCGACGACGCGCTCTACGACAGCTCGCCCGGCACCGTGATCCGGCTCGTCAACGCCGTCCCCGACGACGTCGCGACCGTGCTCGTCGTCGGCCACGAGCCGACGATGTCGATGACCGCGCTCGGGCTCGCCGACCCCGACCGCGGCGACTTCTCAGCGGCCGAACGGATCTCGGCGAAGTACCCGACGTCGGCGATCGCCGTCCTGCAGACCGCGCAGCCGTGGCACCGACTCGAACCGAACTCCGCGGAGCTCGTCGCGTTCCACGTGGCCCGCTAG